TAACCGATATGTTCGGTAAGCAATTTAGCGATGATCTTGGTTCATTAGCTATCAATAAAGACATACTAAACAACGCATTTAATCTTATAAAGCAAGATAGTAGCAAGAGTTTAGATGAGGCATTGGAGCTTAAGCTAAAAACCACAAAAAGTAGCTTAGAACGCCTTACAAATTCGCTTAAAAATTTAGGCGTAAATATCGGTAGTGTTTTATTGCCGCCTCTTGCAGGACTGGCAGATGGACTGGCTAAGGCATCAAATTGGCTAAGCACATTAACCGAGAAATCCCCTATTTTAAGCAAGATTATCAGTGGTTTAGGCGTAGCCATAATGGGCTTTGCTGTGATTTTACCGGCTATGGGTTATGCGGTAGCTTTTGTAAGCGGCGGTTTGTTAAGACTTAAAAACGTCTTTTTGCTTTTAAAGATTGAAGCCTCATTGGCTACTATAAAATTAAAGGGGCTAACGGCTGCTTTTTGGCTAAAAGACAAAGCAATAAAAGCACTTACAGCTACAACAAAACTGCTAACTTCTGCTATGAAAGCTTTGGGCAAAGTCATAAAAGGTGCTTTTTGGGTTGTGGGTAAATCCCTTGTTTTAGCTTACAACGTATCACTAAATACTCTTAAATTTACAGCCGGTGCAGTAAGCAAAGCATTTAAATTTCTAGCTATTGGCATAAGAGCTATTAGTGCAGCGATGATGGCTAATCCTTTGGGTTTGGTGCTTGGCAGTATCGCTGTACTCGCCGGAATAATCATTGCAAACTGGGATAAAGTAAAAGCGTGGTTTATAACATTCATAGAGTGGTTACATCCCGTTTGGAAACCTGTTATTAACGGCATAAAACAGATTTGGAGCAAGGTTGGCTCATTTTTTAGCTTTATAGCCGATGGATGGAAAGCAATATTTAGCGGTGTGGCTGATTTTATGACAACAGTTTTTCAAAAGCCCATAGAATGGATAAAAGAAGTATTTGAACCGCTATTTAACTGGCTAGCAGAGAAATTTAGCTGGGTTGGCTCTGTGCTTGATGGTATAAAAAGCGGAGTTAAAACGGCTCTTGATTGGGTTGGGCTTGGTGGCGATGAAAGCTATGATACGCAAAATGGTATATTTAGTAACGGCGGTGATCTAATATCATCTAGCCTTACCCCCACCGCACAATCTCAAGCACTAGCAATGACTACAAACGGAGCCACAATAAATGTAAATTTTAGTGGCGACTTTAATATCGCAACAAATAACGGCAAATTTGATATGGCTGAGTTTGAGCGAGCTTTGGTAGCTAGTGTAAAAAGAGCCTTAAGGACTGATGAGATGAATGCTAAAAATAGAAGTATTATAGGACAATAAACGTTGTTTGCTACTTGTAAATTCAAAGCGTAGCACCGCTTGTAGTCACTATGCGACATACTTTGGTTTTTGCTAAGGCTTAAACGTAAAGCAATTTGTATTATAAAGGATTATTTATGGTCTTATCATTAGGCGGATTTAAATTTAATTGGAAGCAGACTGATGGCATAAGCCGTGAGAGCGAGTTTGGTATAAGCTCAAGCGATAGGATAGGAAACTATCCTGCACTATTTCGTGCAAATTTAGGAAGTGAGAGCATAAAAATAGACGGACATACCTTGCCATATCAAGGCGATAGACAAGATGCATTAAAAGAGCTTTACGCTCTAGCCAAGGCAGGTATAAGCTATCCGCTAGTAACAGGTTATGGCAAATATCTAGGAAAGTTTGTAATCGTAAAGATAAGTGAAAGCCAAGCTGTTTTTACTGACAATGGACTATTTTTTACGCAAGGGTTTAGCTTGGAGCTTAAAAGGGATTATGAGTAAAGGCATTTATAGGATGACCGCTGCTGGTCGTCCATGCCTGAACGAAAAACCCGAGTATGTCGCACTGAGACTACGAGCGGTACTAAGCTTTGAATTTAGCTCGCCAATAGCGAGCAGTAAAGGACTTATATGAAAATTTACATAGCTAAAGATAATGAAAGACTAGATACTATCGTTTATAAACACTACGGCACATTAGCAAATTTCAGTGAAATTTTAGCTTTTAATAGCTATCTAAATACTATTTTAAAAGCAGGCGATAAGGTGTTTTTACCTGAAATAAAAGCAAAAGCGAGAAAAAGCGATAAAACGTTATGGTAAAAAAACCAAATTTCAAGCTTTTAGCTAAAGGCAACGACATCACCGCCAAAATAAAATCAAATTTAATAAGCCTAAACTATGAAGATAAAGAGGGAAGCGAAAGTGATGAGATAAGCTTTGTTGTTAATGGAATTTATGCTAAACCTATATTTGGAGATCAGCTGGAGCTTTGGTTGGGATATGGTGATAATCTATTTCATTGCGGTAAATTTAGCGTCCAAACAACTACACGTGATTACAAAGCCAATACAACAGAAGTAAGAGCAACAGCTGTAAATTTTGCAAGCCCAGGGAAGATAGCTAAACGTAGAAGCTGGGAGAATACTAGCTTGTTTAGCATAGCTTCAAAAATAGCCAATGAAAACAAACTAAGCATAAAAACAAGCACAAACGATCAACCCATAGCTTCAACCTTGCAAAACGATATTAGCGATCTTGACTTTTTATATGGACTTTGCTTTGAGTATGGCTTTTTAATGAAGGTAGCAAATAACACTATCGTTATAACAAACAAGGATGCAAAGGGCGATGAGAGCCAAACATCAAACACGCCTAAAAATGAAAATTTACCAAGCTTTGATATAGCTCTGATCGATTGTGAAAGCTTATCAGTCACTGAAGCAAACCGAAATAGCTACTCAGCCGTAATTGTGCAGTGGCATGATTTAAAAGATGGCAAAGATAAACAGACTAAAATTGGAAACGGAGAGCAAACCTATAAACTCACAATCCCTGAACCAAAGAGCGATAATGAAGCTTTTAAAAAAGGTGAAGCAAAGCTAAATGAGTTGCAACGTGGCGGAATAAATGGCTCACTTACAGCCACCGGTAGAGATCTAAGAGCGGGCGGAAAGCTTAAAATAACAGGTATAGCAGGGCTTGAAAATAACGAGTTTAGCATTAAAAGCGTATCGCATAACCTAAGCACTACAAGCTATATGATTAATGTGGAGTTTGAGGGATAAAATTCCCATTTTTTACATTAAGGTGAAAAATGAGAAAAATTTTTTACGAAAAAAGTTAGAAAAGTTAGTTTAGAGAATTTTAAGTGTCTCTTTTCCTTATTTCAGTGAGATTTATTTTCTCATTTCATTTGCTGGTTTATAGTAAATCATGAAGATGGTAAGACTAATTTTGACTCTGGATAATTTTTATGAATCCTTCCATCTAATAAAGAACCATTTATTTTTTTATTTCTTTTTATTCCGTCACTGCCCCAAGTTCCCCACTGTTTAAAAAAGAATGCTATATTTTGCTTGTCACACTGGTTTCTTATATTAATAGCCCATTCCTCCTTCATCGGCCTAGCATTAAAACCACTTTCTCCGCCGACTATAACCCAGTCTATGCCATCTAAATTTAGACTACCTAGATCATTGATTAATGGTTCACAAGATAGCCACTTTATAGTGGCATTTAAATCTCTTATTAAATCTATTCTATTTTTAACTTGATATGATTCTACCGTAGTTCCAAGCCATGCATTTTCAGGAATATTTTTATTTATAAAATATTCTCTCATTCTATGCGGTCGTTTAGTTAAAATTTGATATTGATGGTGTGGCGTTTGAGCTATTATTTCCATTATTGAATCTAAAAAAGAAATTTCTATCTTTTCATGAAATAAGTCACTCATAGAATTTACAAAGTAAAGTGTTGGTTTTTTATTATTTTTAGGCTCATTGAGTCTCTCTTTGAGCATTTTAAATTTAAAACCGTCTTTATAGTCAGCATTTCCCATCGCTTGAAGTCTTCTGGCCATTATTTCAGCATAGCAATTATTACACCCACTACTTACCTTATTACACCCAATGGTTGGATTCCATACAGCTTCAGCCCATTCTATTTTAGTCGGTTTCATATCTAAGCCTTATTTTCATTTTCTCATTTTCTTCAGATAAGTAAAATGCCTTATCTTTGCCGCCTATTCTATCTATTTTGTTATTTGTTTCTAGTTTTTTTAGTATTGCATTGGTGTGTTTTGTTAAAAAGCCCATATCTAAACTAAAATATTTAATCTCTATGTTATTTCTGTATTCTTTCAAAAATTCCATTAAATCCTGTTTATAATTTTCCATTTTTGAAGTAGGATAATTTTCATCAAAAAACAAAGAACCCTCTTGTTTATAGAAATCATTATGCAAATTTTTATTTCCTTCTCCATTTGCTGGATCAACTTTCCATGCAGCTTTTAGGAATTTTTCTTGTCCTTTTCTATGCTCTGAGAAAAATATTAATCCATTTGTATTTTTGTTATCTTTTACCAATGAAAATTGCCCTATATGGTATTTTGGATACATCTTCTTAAAATATCCGGCTACTACCTTATGAGTTTCGTAATTTGTCATTCCTTCAAAGCTAATTTTGCTTATCTCACTGCCTAAATATTTTTTAAAAGAATCCATATCTTTGAATCTTTTTATATTAGCAGATGATATAAACATTAAGATATCGGTTCCTTTGCACATAAATTCACTAATTTTTTGTGAATGTTCAATACCGTATTGATCTAAAAATATCAAATTAAAATATGCATTTTTATTTAGGCTATATCTAGAGATATCTAAAGATGAAAAATGAATAAAAATATTTTTATTCATTAATTTCTGATCAATATTGTTTTTTACTATAAAATCTTTTAGTTTATCTATCTTATATGTCTCTTTATCATTCAGGTGAATATTAATTTTTATATTGCTACCTAGTTTCTTTTTAGTGAGTACATTTATGATTCTTAATGGAGAACCCTCTTTGCCATAAGCATCATGCCCTGTTCCACAACATAAGTCATATATTGCAATTTCTTTATTCTTATTAAATTTTTTCGTTGCCTCTAATGCTATATTTAACCACTCAAACAATAATGCCTCAAATACATTCAGCTTCGTCAATGTTGCTTTATCCCATGCTTTCTTGTGCATATCTTTTTTGTCTATTATATTATTCCACACAAAAATTAACTCTTCTTAAAAAACATAAAACCTACTAATTTTGCTTTAGTTTGTTACAATTTTAAGTATGACATTATAACACTTATCATATTAATTGGTCTTAAAGAGCATTTTAAAGGGTTTAATTAAGAATATTTTACTTTAGAAATCAAAGTAAGAAAATGCTATTTTTAACTCACTTTGATTTTAAGCGTAAATCTACTTTGATTTGAAAAGCGGTTTTACATTATCCTTATAGTAACGAGTTATTTGCTAAAAGCGGCATAATTAAAAAAATATTTAAAATAAAGTGGATTAAATTTATCTATTGGCTTCGAAAAAATATCAAAAATTTTAATCCAAATATCGTTATGTAAAACATAACAACAATACTTGCATATTATGATAACCGAGATATTTAAATATAAATCCAAAAAGTGTTTGAATATATAATCCTGTAGTTTTTGATAAAAGATATAATGATTGGAGCTTAGATATAATAGGCGATGGAGAAGAAAATAATAAAATTCAAGCAAAAATACAAGATGCAACGGATTACCGCTTGTTATGACAGAAGCGTTATATTTTGAAATTCCGATAATTGCATTCGATTGTAAAACTAGACCAAAGGATATACTTTAATTTAGTGGTAGCTTTTTAGTTTAACCATTTGACTTAGGTGTATATTTTGATAAAATAGAAAAATCAATAAATACACAAAGCAAAAATTGATATTTATTTAAATAATTTAAAATTAAAGTTTTCGAATTTTAGCTATCTCATCACGTAAAGCAGCTGCCTTTTCAAATTCTAAAGCATTTGCTGCTTCAAGCATCTGCTTTCGTAGCTCTTTAATTATTTGTGCTCTCTCAGTTGCTGGCATCTTCTCTAAATTTTTCGCCCTTTTATAGTCCACGCCGTCATCTTCAATGTGTAAACTCTCCTCAATATTTCGCGTTGCACTTCGTGGCGTTATGCCATTTGCCTTATTATATTCATCTTGCAATTTTCGTCGCCTATTTGTTATATCCATAGCCTCTTGCATTGAGTTTGTTATCTTTTTGCAAAACATCACAACCTTGCCATTTACATTTCTAGCTGCCCTACCCATCGTCTGTATAAGGCTTGTGCGTGAGCGTAAAAAACCCTCTTTATCAGCGTCCATTATTGCCACTAGGCTAACCTCTGGCAGGTCAAGCCCTTCGCGTAATAAATTTATACCGATTAAGACATCAAACTCACCGCTTCTTAGCCCACGGATGATCTCGTTTCGTTCAATCGCATCAATATCTGAGTGCATATACTTTACCTTCACTCCAAGCTCAGTATAGTAGCGACTCAACTCCTCTGCCATCTTCTTAGTTAGCACTGTTACAAGCACTCGCTCATTTCGTGCAATGACAGCTTTTAGCATATCATAAAGCACTTCTACTTGATTATCGCTATCTTTTAGCTCAATGAGTGGGTCAAGTAGTCCGGTCGGACGCAAGATCTGCTCATAAACATGTCCGCGTGAAAGATCAAGCTCCAATTCATTTGGCGTAGCTGAAACAAAGAGAAAATTTGCATTTTTAGTAATGAACTCATCGAATTTAAGCGGTCTATTATCTAGTGCAGATGGAAGACGAAAGCCGTATTCTACTAGTGTTTCTTTGCGGCTCCTATCCCCTGCATACATACCACGAAACTGTGGCAAACTTACGTGACTCTCATCAACAATAACAAGGTATTTGCCACCATTTAAAAGCTCGTAATAATCAAACATCGTATAAGGCGTCTCGCCAGGCTTTTGTCCTGTTAGATGGCGTGCATAGTTTTCCACACCCTTACAAACTCCTGTGCTAGTTAGCATCTCAAGGTCAAACTCGACTCGCTGTTTTAATCGCTGCAACTCAACTAGCTTACCCTCTTTTTGATAAAATTTAAGTCGCTCTTCAAGTTCATCTTCTATACCTTTTATCGCAGTTTTTAACCGCTCTTCACGCACGATAAACTGGCTTGTTGCATAAAGAGTAAATTTAGTGATATCTTTTAACTTTTTATTCTCCAAAACATCAAAATGATACATCTCCTCTATCTCATCGCCAAAAAACTCCACTCTAAGTGCCTCATCTCCCCAATAAGCTGGATAGATATCTATTACATCGCCATTCACACGAAAGTCTCCTCGGTCAAAATAGGTGTCATTTCGCTTATAACCCATATCAACTAGACGGTGCAAAAGCTCACGCTGTGAGATACTATCGCCAACATTTAGATACTGCACCATACCTTGATATTCATTTGGATCACCTAAGCCGTAGTTAGCTGAAACCGAAGCTATCGTGACAACATCATCAAAACTAAGAAGCGAAGCAGTCGCTGATAGTCGCATACGCTCAAGTTCGTCATTTATAGAGCTATCTTTTTCTATATAAAGATCGCTTCGCGGTATATAGGCCTCAGGCTGATAATAATCATAATAGCTGATGAAATACTCCACGTGATTGTTTGGAAAAAAGCCTTTAAATTCGCTATAAAGCTGAGCAGCTAGAGATTTGTTATGCGTCATTATTAACGTTGGCATTTTTAGCTGTGCAATGACATTTGCCATCGTAAAGGTCTTACCTGAACCGGTCACACCAAGTAGCGTATTGTAGCGGTTACCACTTTGTATGCTTTTAACTATGCCATCGATCGCCTTTTTCTGATCTGGACTTGGTTTAAATTTAGATGAGATTTGAAATTCTGCCACTTTTTGCCTTTGCTTTTTCGTAATATTATCAAATTTATCTATTAAATTTATTAATTTATGACAAAATCAGCTTTGTTTGCAGATTATTTATAGAAAAAATATACTATAAACATCGAATTTGACAAATTTGGCTTGATTGACAACTCAGGCCATTAACTACAAAAAACTCAAAAATAAAAAATATTATATAATTTTTAGCCCATTCGTGCTAAAATAGCTAAAATTTATTAAATTTAAAAGGAATGTTATGTTTGAAAATGACACTATTTTAAGCACACTTACACAAAAAGTAAATGATCTTATTGCAAAATATGATGAGCTAAGCAAAGCAAACGAAGAATTACATAATCAAGTCATAACCTTAAAGGCACAAAACGAGGCAAAAACAAATCAGATAATGCGTCTAGAAGAGGATTTAAACAAAAAAAATAGTGAAACTGATGATGTGCTTAAAAAGATTGAAGCAGTTTTAGGTAGATAATGAAACAGATCACGCTCACCATATCATCACGAGACTACACAATCACGCTTGATGATGATTTCGCACCGATATTTGAGCGTGATTGGCAAAAATTTATGGGTGGAAGAAAATTCATTGAGCCTAAAGAGCTTTTAAATGCTTTTATAGAAAAATGCTACGAAAACTACGAGAGCGAACGAGTCGCAAAAGAGATAATGCAAAACATAAACCACACTCTAAAATAGGTAATAAAATGCAAAGAGCTTTTAGCATGCTTGAGCTTATTTTTGTCATAATTATACTTAGTATTTTAGTTAGCATAGC
This window of the Campylobacter anatolicus genome carries:
- a CDS encoding phage late control D family protein, giving the protein MVKKPNFKLLAKGNDITAKIKSNLISLNYEDKEGSESDEISFVVNGIYAKPIFGDQLELWLGYGDNLFHCGKFSVQTTTRDYKANTTEVRATAVNFASPGKIAKRRSWENTSLFSIASKIANENKLSIKTSTNDQPIASTLQNDISDLDFLYGLCFEYGFLMKVANNTIVITNKDAKGDESQTSNTPKNENLPSFDIALIDCESLSVTEANRNSYSAVIVQWHDLKDGKDKQTKIGNGEQTYKLTIPEPKSDNEAFKKGEAKLNELQRGGINGSLTATGRDLRAGGKLKITGIAGLENNEFSIKSVSHNLSTTSYMINVEFEG
- a CDS encoding phage tail tape measure protein; protein product: MADTSIGIALNLAVKGLANIDMCGASMKKLAFSIKGAGKEARYLMKELKQIKANNLILNRIKSQMDGFKSEFMERAATAVSLSLPVKFAIDFESAMVDVKKYVEFESEEQFRQIGGEIKQLSSQFGVGFADIANIAASGGQQGLKANQIMDYTKLVLKMGVAFDMSGRDAGDAAAYVMNNFKLSVKELEKLGNQMNFLDDKMSMVKSNELFNILNRTSSNANILGLSADSTAALGASLLSVGKAPEVASTALNSMFNALANLDGQDEKFHKALNKMGLDAQYLKIALKKDTTKAVQEFILAISNVKGDEQMGVLTDMFGKQFSDDLGSLAINKDILNNAFNLIKQDSSKSLDEALELKLKTTKSSLERLTNSLKNLGVNIGSVLLPPLAGLADGLAKASNWLSTLTEKSPILSKIISGLGVAIMGFAVILPAMGYAVAFVSGGLLRLKNVFLLLKIEASLATIKLKGLTAAFWLKDKAIKALTATTKLLTSAMKALGKVIKGAFWVVGKSLVLAYNVSLNTLKFTAGAVSKAFKFLAIGIRAISAAMMANPLGLVLGSIAVLAGIIIANWDKVKAWFITFIEWLHPVWKPVINGIKQIWSKVGSFFSFIADGWKAIFSGVADFMTTVFQKPIEWIKEVFEPLFNWLAEKFSWVGSVLDGIKSGVKTALDWVGLGGDESYDTQNGIFSNGGDLISSSLTPTAQSQALAMTTNGATINVNFSGDFNIATNNGKFDMAEFERALVASVKRALRTDEMNAKNRSIIGQ
- the tcmP gene encoding three-Cys-motif partner protein TcmP; amino-acid sequence: MWNNIIDKKDMHKKAWDKATLTKLNVFEALLFEWLNIALEATKKFNKNKEIAIYDLCCGTGHDAYGKEGSPLRIINVLTKKKLGSNIKINIHLNDKETYKIDKLKDFIVKNNIDQKLMNKNIFIHFSSLDISRYSLNKNAYFNLIFLDQYGIEHSQKISEFMCKGTDILMFISSANIKRFKDMDSFKKYLGSEISKISFEGMTNYETHKVVAGYFKKMYPKYHIGQFSLVKDNKNTNGLIFFSEHRKGQEKFLKAAWKVDPANGEGNKNLHNDFYKQEGSLFFDENYPTSKMENYKQDLMEFLKEYRNNIEIKYFSLDMGFLTKHTNAILKKLETNNKIDRIGGKDKAFYLSEENEKMKIRLRYETD
- a CDS encoding phage tail protein gives rise to the protein MVLSLGGFKFNWKQTDGISRESEFGISSSDRIGNYPALFRANLGSESIKIDGHTLPYQGDRQDALKELYALAKAGISYPLVTGYGKYLGKFVIVKISESQAVFTDNGLFFTQGFSLELKRDYE
- a CDS encoding tail protein X, whose protein sequence is MKIYIAKDNERLDTIVYKHYGTLANFSEILAFNSYLNTILKAGDKVFLPEIKAKARKSDKTLW
- the uvrB gene encoding excinuclease ABC subunit UvrB, whose protein sequence is MAEFQISSKFKPSPDQKKAIDGIVKSIQSGNRYNTLLGVTGSGKTFTMANVIAQLKMPTLIMTHNKSLAAQLYSEFKGFFPNNHVEYFISYYDYYQPEAYIPRSDLYIEKDSSINDELERMRLSATASLLSFDDVVTIASVSANYGLGDPNEYQGMVQYLNVGDSISQRELLHRLVDMGYKRNDTYFDRGDFRVNGDVIDIYPAYWGDEALRVEFFGDEIEEMYHFDVLENKKLKDITKFTLYATSQFIVREERLKTAIKGIEDELEERLKFYQKEGKLVELQRLKQRVEFDLEMLTSTGVCKGVENYARHLTGQKPGETPYTMFDYYELLNGGKYLVIVDESHVSLPQFRGMYAGDRSRKETLVEYGFRLPSALDNRPLKFDEFITKNANFLFVSATPNELELDLSRGHVYEQILRPTGLLDPLIELKDSDNQVEVLYDMLKAVIARNERVLVTVLTKKMAEELSRYYTELGVKVKYMHSDIDAIERNEIIRGLRSGEFDVLIGINLLREGLDLPEVSLVAIMDADKEGFLRSRTSLIQTMGRAARNVNGKVVMFCKKITNSMQEAMDITNRRRKLQDEYNKANGITPRSATRNIEESLHIEDDGVDYKRAKNLEKMPATERAQIIKELRKQMLEAANALEFEKAAALRDEIAKIRKL
- a CDS encoding phage Gp37/Gp68 family protein — its product is MKPTKIEWAEAVWNPTIGCNKVSSGCNNCYAEIMARRLQAMGNADYKDGFKFKMLKERLNEPKNNKKPTLYFVNSMSDLFHEKIEISFLDSIMEIIAQTPHHQYQILTKRPHRMREYFINKNIPENAWLGTTVESYQVKNRIDLIRDLNATIKWLSCEPLINDLGSLNLDGIDWVIVGGESGFNARPMKEEWAINIRNQCDKQNIAFFFKQWGTWGSDGIKRNKKINGSLLDGRIHKNYPESKLVLPSS